The proteins below are encoded in one region of Paraburkholderia phenazinium:
- a CDS encoding sugar ABC transporter ATP-binding protein, whose amino-acid sequence MTPLISVKKLSKSFPGVRALHDIQFDLVAGEVHTLMGENGAGKSTLMKILAGVYTRDSGEIVYDGQPVDFQSPREAQAVGVCIIHQELQLMNHLSVAQNMFIGREPRGRLGVFLDEDKLNKQASEILARMHMKLDPRAIVSTLTVAKQQMVEIAKALSFDSRVLIMDEPTSALNDAEIAELFRIIRELKSGGVGIIYISHKMDELKQISDRVTVLRDGEYVATVNAQDTGVETIIGMMVGRTLTDAEPSQRGTDKGEVALEVNHLNAGPLVRDVSFALHKGEILGFAGLMGAGRTEVARAVFGADPVESGEIIVNGVKATIRTPSDAVKRGIGYLSEDRKRFGLATGMDVESNIVMSNLRKFLSFNFFLRRNQMRKTASHFIKLLGIRTPSATQTVRLLSGGNQQKIVIAKWLERDCDVLFFDEPTRGIDVGAKSEIYKLLRELAGQGKAIVMISSELPEVLRMSDRIVVMCEGRITGELSAAEATQERIMQLATRRETLKAA is encoded by the coding sequence ATGACCCCGCTCATTTCCGTCAAGAAGCTCAGCAAGAGCTTTCCCGGCGTGCGAGCGCTTCACGACATCCAGTTCGATCTCGTAGCGGGCGAAGTCCACACGCTAATGGGCGAGAACGGTGCAGGCAAATCGACGCTGATGAAAATCCTCGCGGGCGTGTATACCCGCGATTCCGGCGAGATTGTCTACGACGGCCAGCCCGTGGACTTCCAGAGCCCGCGCGAGGCGCAGGCTGTGGGCGTATGCATCATCCATCAGGAACTGCAGTTGATGAATCATCTGAGCGTCGCCCAGAACATGTTCATCGGCCGCGAGCCGCGTGGACGGCTCGGCGTGTTCCTCGATGAAGACAAGCTCAATAAGCAGGCGAGTGAGATCCTTGCGCGAATGCATATGAAGCTCGATCCGCGCGCCATCGTCAGCACGCTGACGGTCGCGAAGCAGCAGATGGTCGAGATCGCCAAGGCCTTGTCCTTCGATTCGCGCGTGCTGATCATGGATGAACCGACCTCGGCACTCAACGACGCCGAGATCGCTGAGCTATTCCGCATCATTCGGGAACTGAAGAGCGGGGGCGTGGGAATCATCTATATCTCCCACAAGATGGATGAGCTCAAGCAGATTTCCGACCGCGTCACCGTGCTGCGCGACGGGGAATATGTGGCAACGGTCAATGCGCAAGATACCGGCGTGGAAACGATCATCGGCATGATGGTGGGCCGAACCTTGACCGACGCCGAGCCTTCCCAGCGCGGAACAGACAAAGGCGAGGTCGCGCTCGAAGTCAATCATCTGAACGCTGGGCCACTCGTGCGAGACGTGAGTTTTGCGCTGCACAAAGGTGAGATCCTGGGCTTTGCCGGCCTGATGGGCGCGGGCCGCACCGAAGTTGCGCGCGCCGTGTTCGGCGCTGATCCGGTTGAATCCGGCGAAATCATCGTCAACGGTGTGAAGGCGACGATCAGGACGCCGAGCGACGCGGTAAAGCGCGGTATCGGCTATCTCTCGGAAGATCGCAAGCGCTTCGGTCTTGCAACCGGCATGGATGTCGAATCGAACATCGTCATGTCCAACCTGCGCAAATTCCTGTCGTTCAATTTTTTCCTGCGCCGCAATCAGATGCGCAAGACCGCTTCGCATTTCATCAAGCTGCTCGGCATCCGCACGCCCTCGGCGACGCAAACGGTGCGGCTTCTGTCGGGCGGCAACCAGCAGAAAATCGTGATTGCGAAATGGCTCGAGCGCGACTGCGACGTGCTGTTCTTCGACGAGCCGACGCGTGGCATCGACGTGGGCGCGAAGAGCGAAATCTACAAGCTGCTGCGCGAACTGGCCGGGCAGGGCAAGGCGATTGTGATGATCTCCTCCGAGCTGCCGGAAGTCCTGCGCATGAGCGACCGCATCGTCGTGATGTGCGAGGGCCGCATTACTGGCGAACTTTCAGCCGCGGAGGCGACGCAGGAGCGCATCATGCAACTGGCGACGCGGCGCGAAACCTTAAAAGCAGCGTGA
- the gcvA gene encoding transcriptional regulator GcvA yields the protein MKRVLPPLNALRAFEAAGRLGSFKDAATELHVTHGAVSQHVRLLEDWLGAPLFERHNRRVALTPAAKAYLEEVGPLFEQLSQATARYGVSGTASRTLAVNAPATFTLRWLVPRLAKFRAEHVDVDVTVETSNEPVESLKEPYDIIIRGGPDTFYGYAMQPFLAEERLPVCSPALLQRLPLRMPDDLRQHTLLHTSSLPRLWPDWLARAEIPSLRPAATLTFDHFYLTLQAAIDGIGIAMGPTALVSDDLAAGRLVAPFAGPRLPSRSYCTYVPDGKCDNDLVALFRAWLEREGADLPRSSPSPRTRRSRRPSRSQ from the coding sequence ATGAAACGGGTATTGCCTCCACTTAATGCACTGCGTGCCTTCGAGGCTGCCGGCCGGCTCGGCAGCTTCAAGGATGCCGCCACCGAATTGCACGTGACTCACGGTGCGGTGAGCCAGCACGTGCGTCTGCTCGAGGATTGGCTTGGTGCGCCGTTGTTCGAACGGCATAACCGGCGCGTGGCGCTCACTCCGGCGGCAAAGGCCTATCTGGAGGAAGTCGGCCCGCTCTTCGAGCAACTCTCGCAGGCAACCGCCAGATATGGTGTCTCCGGAACGGCTTCGCGCACCCTGGCCGTGAACGCTCCCGCGACCTTCACCTTGCGCTGGCTGGTGCCGAGGCTGGCAAAATTCCGCGCTGAGCATGTCGACGTGGATGTGACAGTGGAGACGTCGAACGAGCCGGTGGAGAGTCTGAAGGAGCCTTACGACATCATCATCCGGGGCGGTCCGGATACGTTCTATGGCTACGCGATGCAGCCTTTTCTCGCCGAGGAGCGGCTCCCGGTCTGTAGCCCGGCACTCCTTCAGCGACTGCCGCTGCGGATGCCTGACGACCTGCGGCAGCATACGTTGCTGCATACGTCGAGTTTGCCGCGGCTCTGGCCGGACTGGCTGGCAAGGGCAGAGATTCCCTCGCTGCGGCCGGCTGCCACCCTGACGTTCGACCACTTCTACCTGACCTTGCAGGCCGCCATTGATGGAATCGGCATCGCGATGGGCCCGACTGCGCTGGTCTCCGACGATCTCGCCGCTGGCCGGCTGGTCGCGCCGTTTGCTGGTCCGCGCCTGCCGTCTCGAAGCTATTGCACGTATGTTCCGGATGGGAAATGCGACAACGACCTGGTCGCGCTGTTCCGCGCGTGGCTCGAACGCGAAGGCGCGGATTTGCCGCGTTCCTCGCCTTCTCCGCGTACACGGCGCTCCCGTCGCCCGTCGCGATCGCAATAG
- a CDS encoding epoxide hydrolase family protein, producing the protein MHIEPFQICVSDVEIDDLRRRLRDSRWAPATPSDPWQQGADATWLRELVKYWADSFDWRAAERGLNQQPQFMADVNGQRVHFVHQRGVGPRPYPLVITHGWPGSFFEFHELAERLRDPAAFGADPNDAFDVVIPSLPGFAFSTAPAAAGTSAFQVADLWASLMRGLGYQRFGAQGGDLGAGVSIALALRHAQVVDGIHLNFLPSSYEPAIDATDPPLTTAEQNYLREKAEWAALEGGYAHMHGTRPQTLAASLNDSPAGLAAWIGEKFRAWSDCDGVIERRFSKDELLTNLSLYWFTQSIGTAIQMYWENRLQPMRFTAGQRVLPPVSFAHFPKEINHPPRGWLERVFNVAQWTDMPRGGHFAAMEEPELLAADIRSFFRRFR; encoded by the coding sequence ATGCATATCGAGCCATTTCAAATTTGCGTGTCCGATGTTGAGATCGACGACTTGCGCCGGCGTTTGCGCGACAGCCGGTGGGCGCCCGCGACACCGTCCGATCCATGGCAACAAGGCGCAGACGCCACATGGCTGCGCGAACTGGTGAAATACTGGGCCGACAGTTTTGATTGGAGGGCTGCGGAACGCGGTCTGAACCAGCAGCCTCAATTCATGGCCGACGTGAACGGTCAGCGTGTGCACTTCGTTCATCAGCGTGGTGTTGGACCCCGGCCTTATCCGCTGGTTATCACGCACGGGTGGCCCGGATCGTTCTTCGAATTTCATGAGCTGGCGGAGCGTTTGCGTGACCCGGCTGCATTCGGCGCGGATCCGAACGATGCCTTCGACGTCGTTATTCCTTCACTGCCGGGCTTTGCGTTTTCGACGGCGCCTGCCGCCGCGGGCACTTCGGCGTTTCAGGTGGCCGATCTGTGGGCTTCGCTGATGCGAGGTCTTGGGTACCAGCGTTTTGGTGCTCAGGGTGGCGACCTGGGCGCGGGGGTGTCGATCGCGCTTGCCTTGCGGCACGCCCAGGTAGTCGATGGAATTCATCTAAACTTTCTGCCGAGCTCGTACGAACCGGCAATTGACGCCACTGATCCGCCACTTACCACCGCAGAGCAAAACTATCTTCGGGAGAAAGCTGAGTGGGCTGCACTCGAGGGGGGTTATGCGCATATGCATGGCACGAGGCCGCAAACATTGGCCGCATCGCTTAACGACTCGCCGGCCGGATTGGCCGCGTGGATCGGCGAGAAGTTTCGCGCGTGGAGCGATTGCGACGGGGTTATCGAGCGGCGATTTTCGAAAGATGAATTGCTTACCAACCTGTCGCTCTACTGGTTCACCCAGAGCATTGGTACCGCCATTCAGATGTACTGGGAAAACCGGCTGCAACCCATGCGTTTCACCGCCGGACAACGGGTATTGCCGCCGGTGAGCTTTGCACACTTTCCGAAAGAGATTAACCACCCGCCACGCGGATGGCTGGAGCGAGTGTTCAATGTCGCGCAATGGACCGACATGCCGCGCGGCGGCCATTTTGCGGCCATGGAAGAACCTGAACTTCTTGCGGCCGACATTCGGAGTTTTTTCAGGCGCTTCCGCTAG
- a CDS encoding TIGR03118 family protein, with the protein MKSLLDVFGVVACGAAIATLVSCGGSSGSNNSNPPIQSSFSVTALVSDGAVPAAHTDANLKNPWGVAFNPKGFVWVADNGTNVATLYDGNGVPQSLVVTIPDGKNGPASPTGIVFNGTQSFTVLESGKSGAAAFIFAGEGGTITAWAPSVGPTNAFVMYDDGTGGAVYKGLALAAMNGNNFLYATDFHNNKIDVFNTNFTKVAMPGNFTDPAIPAGFAPFGIQAIGSNLFVTYAMQDAAKHDDVAGAGLGMIDVYDTAGNLKQRFATGGSLNAPWGIAQAPGNFGSMSGAILIGNFGDGTINAFNASSGQSIGPLNGPNGGPVAEHGMWGIAFGNDLSNQPSNTLFFAAGPNDEADGVYGRIDLNTTSSSGVGTGSGTGTNAGVGTSMGM; encoded by the coding sequence ATGAAATCTCTACTCGACGTGTTCGGCGTCGTAGCATGCGGCGCGGCTATCGCGACTCTCGTGTCATGCGGGGGCAGCTCCGGTTCGAATAATTCAAACCCACCCATCCAGTCGTCGTTCAGTGTGACGGCCCTCGTGTCGGATGGCGCGGTGCCCGCTGCGCACACGGACGCGAATCTGAAAAACCCATGGGGCGTCGCCTTCAATCCGAAAGGCTTCGTTTGGGTCGCGGACAACGGTACCAATGTCGCGACGCTCTATGACGGCAACGGCGTGCCGCAATCGCTGGTCGTCACGATACCCGACGGCAAGAATGGTCCAGCATCGCCCACGGGCATCGTCTTCAACGGCACACAAAGCTTCACCGTCCTGGAAAGCGGCAAGTCCGGCGCCGCTGCATTCATCTTCGCTGGGGAAGGCGGAACCATCACCGCCTGGGCGCCCTCCGTCGGGCCGACCAACGCGTTCGTGATGTACGACGACGGCACGGGCGGCGCCGTGTACAAGGGTCTCGCGCTCGCGGCAATGAACGGAAACAACTTTCTTTACGCGACGGACTTCCATAACAACAAGATCGACGTCTTCAATACCAACTTCACCAAGGTCGCGATGCCAGGCAACTTCACGGACCCGGCGATTCCGGCCGGCTTCGCGCCGTTCGGCATTCAGGCGATAGGCTCGAATCTGTTCGTCACCTATGCGATGCAGGATGCGGCCAAGCACGACGATGTCGCGGGCGCGGGTCTCGGCATGATCGATGTGTACGACACGGCGGGCAACCTGAAGCAGCGCTTCGCGACGGGCGGCTCGTTAAACGCGCCCTGGGGCATTGCGCAGGCGCCCGGCAACTTCGGCTCGATGAGCGGTGCGATACTGATCGGCAATTTCGGCGACGGCACGATCAACGCGTTCAATGCATCAAGCGGCCAGTCGATCGGGCCGCTCAATGGACCGAACGGCGGTCCGGTCGCTGAGCACGGCATGTGGGGCATTGCGTTCGGCAACGATCTCAGCAATCAGCCGTCCAACACACTGTTCTTCGCCGCGGGGCCGAATGACGAAGCCGATGGCGTCTATGGAAGAATCGATCTGAATACAACGTCGAGTTCAGGCGTGGGCACGGGTTCGGGCACGGGCACAAACGCGGGCGTTGGGACGAGCATGGGCATGTAG
- a CDS encoding TetR/AcrR family transcriptional regulator yields MPCWRSIRTSAVVLESSFCSIFCLPLKLVSQRCIVRLVSHFYFMSMPSQKSTATLRAESGRAKAPQRARGHARVAALLEAAGTEFADKGYDAATMTAIASRAGASIGSLYQFFPTKDRIAGALLESYLDILAETFHKLREAAPSLDVSLLASRLTRTFVKFRATHPAFAVLVETYSYALPGTMSIRESLRRQIESVLAEVAPHLAPAEIAVRAAVIQQIMKAAVAVNGDTSIASRKAVMDELEGLMRHYLQDAIQRANLDTLTSS; encoded by the coding sequence ATGCCCTGTTGGAGGTCGATCAGAACGAGCGCCGTAGTTTTGGAGTCAAGTTTCTGCAGCATCTTTTGCCTTCCGTTGAAGTTAGTGAGCCAAAGGTGTATTGTGAGGCTCGTCTCACATTTCTATTTTATGAGCATGCCCTCACAAAAGTCAACCGCAACATTGCGTGCCGAAAGCGGGCGAGCGAAAGCCCCACAGCGTGCACGCGGTCACGCACGGGTCGCAGCGCTGCTGGAGGCAGCGGGTACCGAATTCGCAGACAAGGGATACGATGCAGCAACCATGACGGCGATTGCCTCCCGCGCGGGCGCATCAATTGGCTCGCTGTATCAATTTTTTCCCACCAAGGACCGGATCGCGGGTGCGTTGCTCGAAAGCTATCTGGACATACTGGCAGAGACGTTCCACAAGCTGCGCGAGGCTGCGCCGTCTCTGGACGTATCGCTGCTTGCGAGCCGGTTGACGAGAACGTTCGTGAAGTTCCGCGCGACCCATCCGGCATTTGCGGTCCTGGTCGAGACCTACAGTTACGCTCTGCCGGGCACCATGAGCATCCGCGAAAGTCTGCGTAGACAGATCGAATCCGTGCTGGCTGAAGTGGCGCCGCATCTGGCACCGGCAGAGATCGCCGTCCGTGCCGCCGTGATCCAGCAGATCATGAAGGCGGCCGTCGCGGTTAATGGCGATACCTCCATAGCCAGTCGTAAAGCTGTCATGGACGAACTGGAGGGCCTTATGCGTCATTACCTGCAGGACGCGATCCAACGTGCGAACCTGGATACCCTCACGTCTTCATAA
- a CDS encoding hydrolase, with the protein MLQKLDSKTTALVLIDLQQGILGFGKAPRSAESVLTASAKLAKRFRELSAPVVLVRVGWSDDFGDALKQPVDQPAALPAGGLPSTWWDFPEALEAAEHDLKITKRQWNAFHGTELDLQLRRRGIKTIVLGGISTNIGVESTARAAYELGYTLVLAEDAMSCATAEHHHASVNYIFPRLGLVRQSADVIQALAD; encoded by the coding sequence ATGCTGCAGAAACTTGACTCCAAAACTACGGCGCTCGTTCTGATCGACCTCCAACAGGGCATCCTTGGTTTTGGAAAGGCCCCTCGCAGCGCCGAATCCGTGCTGACGGCCTCAGCGAAGCTCGCGAAGCGCTTTCGAGAACTCAGTGCGCCGGTCGTGCTGGTCCGCGTAGGCTGGAGCGACGATTTCGGCGACGCGCTGAAGCAACCCGTCGACCAGCCCGCGGCGCTTCCTGCCGGAGGACTTCCGTCGACGTGGTGGGACTTCCCCGAAGCGCTCGAAGCCGCCGAGCACGATCTCAAGATCACGAAGCGGCAATGGAACGCATTTCACGGCACGGAACTCGATCTGCAATTGCGCCGCCGTGGCATCAAGACCATTGTGCTCGGCGGAATTTCGACGAATATCGGTGTGGAGTCGACGGCACGAGCTGCCTATGAACTCGGTTACACACTCGTGCTCGCCGAGGATGCGATGAGTTGCGCCACGGCTGAGCATCATCACGCGTCGGTTAATTACATTTTTCCGAGGCTCGGCCTGGTGCGTCAGTCCGCGGACGTGATCCAGGCACTCGCAGACTGA
- a CDS encoding FUSC family protein — protein sequence MSKSRSDDQSINRITDASPTQKSRYEAVGSAVSRIGAAIDSKALVRTLTALSPLVVLALVSGQTKWLLVSLVTVSTAIAVDRSHLAPLGVISHGITIGAGFLVLMASLAYPPLFVVATALMAMGSILVTARGSELRSLGSYTFIPVLYLACESAEGVRQSSLIHRGFELLPFVLAAFLPVLLISSINHYRERRPEISYLAHYAKWSKRSERGDRVPYVEAMIAIALAVGLAAALVEWRHIERGQWMIWSAASVVTGSAASARVKFRNRIAGAILGVPAGIFVGLLVPHDYFVRDLVILAALLTLVCIRPYVMAFGTRCACAAMAFVVAGQSWTFASERLINVAAGSAIGLLITLAVHVIARRIERSRKPVSF from the coding sequence ATGTCCAAATCAAGGTCCGACGATCAATCAATTAACCGTATAACCGACGCTTCGCCGACGCAAAAAAGTCGTTACGAGGCTGTCGGATCGGCCGTGTCGCGCATCGGGGCTGCTATCGATAGCAAGGCGCTTGTTCGCACGTTGACGGCCCTTTCCCCATTAGTCGTCCTCGCGCTGGTTTCCGGTCAGACAAAGTGGTTGCTCGTTTCGCTGGTGACGGTGTCGACCGCTATCGCAGTGGATCGCTCGCATCTCGCTCCGCTCGGGGTTATTTCCCACGGGATAACCATCGGAGCGGGCTTCCTGGTATTGATGGCCTCGCTTGCGTATCCACCACTGTTTGTCGTAGCCACTGCCCTAATGGCAATGGGGTCGATTTTGGTGACCGCACGGGGAAGCGAATTGCGCTCACTCGGTAGCTATACGTTCATTCCGGTACTTTACCTCGCCTGCGAGAGCGCCGAGGGAGTGAGGCAATCTTCACTCATTCATCGCGGGTTCGAACTTCTTCCCTTCGTATTGGCTGCTTTCTTGCCGGTTCTGCTGATTTCCTCGATCAATCATTACCGCGAACGCCGTCCAGAGATTTCATATCTAGCGCACTATGCGAAATGGTCGAAGCGTTCTGAGCGTGGCGACCGTGTTCCGTACGTCGAAGCGATGATCGCAATAGCACTCGCCGTAGGCCTCGCCGCAGCGCTCGTGGAGTGGAGGCATATCGAGCGCGGACAATGGATGATCTGGTCTGCGGCGAGCGTGGTGACGGGCAGTGCGGCGAGCGCCCGAGTCAAGTTCCGGAATCGTATCGCGGGGGCCATCTTAGGCGTGCCGGCCGGTATCTTCGTCGGGTTGTTGGTCCCCCACGACTATTTCGTGCGAGACCTGGTTATCCTCGCTGCGTTGCTGACACTCGTCTGCATTCGGCCCTACGTTATGGCATTCGGCACGCGTTGCGCCTGCGCCGCGATGGCATTCGTGGTTGCCGGGCAGTCGTGGACTTTCGCTAGCGAGCGTCTGATCAACGTAGCGGCCGGCAGTGCAATCGGTCTCTTGATTACGCTGGCTGTGCACGTTATCGCGAGGCGCATCGAACGCTCGCGCAAACCGGTCTCATTTTGA